The genomic region TTCAACGATTTTCGGGCGCTTTTTAGGCCTCTGTGGAAGCTTGCTGCCCTTAATGACTAAAAAGTCGcattccttctccttccttgataATGCGATCAATATCCTAGGCCATGGAAATTTGTCCATATCCATATTCTCGGGAGGCTGAGCAAAGGCTTCTATCTCTGAAGGAATCAAAGAAGCTGGAGCAATGCAGTCCCCCACATCCCCATCCTTGCAAGGGGTGATTTTGTCAGGCACGCAAGAAGATTCTGGAGAATGCTCTTCTGCCCTCTTATTAAACAAGACTCCATTGCTTCCACAAGCAGCCTCATATTCAGGACTCCTATCATTTCCCAAGCACAATAATCAAAACTATTCAGTTCCAATAATACCCACATCGGGAATTTTATACCCAATTGACATTTGCgttaaaatgaatttaaaaaacaaaaattccgaagtcaaaaatcaaatccaaaatcATGGGAAAGAAGCATAACGATCAAAGGGGATTTTGAACTAACCAACCTTCTCATGGGTAAAGAGGTGATATTTGTAGGATGAATAGAAGCCACGTGACATATGGATGGAATATGGTCACCATTCCTGGTAGCATTAATATCAGATTTTCTAGCAGAATCATCAACCATATTAGCCCTGCAACCCCTAGACCTCTTCTTCTGTCTCCATTGAGACAACAGATCGCCTCCTGGAATCCTATTTTTCATGGGCTGCTTTTGATCTTCTTGATTCTTGATATTGCCATTTAATGGCTCAAACGAAGAATCCGGATGATAACTGTTATTATTGTTTGAGAAAGCCCCCTTGCTCATTTCTCCTTTTCCTTTCAAAATCACAGCTTGGTTCTTTTTACAAACGAACTTTCCAATCGCAACGCCATTTTCATTCCTCTTGTTTACTTTGAAATGGGTTTTGTTCCCGTCGCTTGCAGGAGAATCCTCCTGACTACCACCTTGATATCTGCACAGGAAAGCTCCATTCAAGTTTCAGATCAAACAGAGAGTCCAACTCCGAACAATCCAAGAGCAAAAATAGAATGCAACTCACCTCATGGCCAAGTGGTTGTCATCCACTCCTGAAAAGCTAGTAATAAAACTAGTACACTTGTCTGCAATCTTACTTCATGGAAGACCATCTGCTACGCAGGGACTCAAATCGAAAATCTGCAAGGTCTTCTTTTTAAGATTTTGCATGGTGTAAAAACTTAGAGCACAGGAAGGGATAGACTGGCGATGTCCAGTAAAAAAAATGAATGTGTGAAAAGTTGAAGAGAAGAATGGAAGATTTTTTTAGTCATTCATTTGATACCtttttagaaaagaaaaaataatttgaaaaaataatttcaaccttgCTCACGCCCCTCTTTTTAACTTCCCTCTTTCCGCTAGATTGGACCATGTCAAACTAGGGAATCGTTATAGCTTAACTTCATGTATACACAGATTTTACGTTCTAtgggattttgatgatttttttgttgtctttgtatgtGATTTTACTGCTTGTAGCTATTGTTTCGATTTTTGAATAGTCACGATGCATATTGTGGGATCAAAAGGTACACTTTTCAAAGTGTCGTgtacttaaaattgccaatacttaagCACAAATATGCCTCACTAGCGCTATGAGTACTAATAATGATACACAAATggtcaattatggtccaaaaatgctaaaaaatgggtggttattagtacatgtgaaatttattaatggattATTAGTtaccttttttttttcctttaaattTAGTAATTGTGaggttgggtgtgcaaggagtgaacggTTATTGGAACATGGGTGGTAACTAGTGTTCTTCCCCTATCCCTCATTCAATTATCATTTTAGATTGATTTTCCTCACCCAtgagtttaaaaaaaaaacctcCAACCTATCCCTTTGTAAGTGAAAATAACACATctcatataaatattttttaaatattttcttaaaaatattgATATACAAATTAATCTAAATTATGTATTAAGAGTTGAAATTGGTAAATCAAATGATTTATTATAACACTTATATGTAAAAGTTAAGTGTAAATGGAAGAAGTGTCTAATTCATTAATTGAAGAATATATGTCTTTGATGAAGATTCTAGGATCTAACTAGTTCTATCTTGAATGTGTGAACTATCTATCAATGAAATGCATTGTTTCCTACATTTAATCTACACTCTATATGAGATTGAGTTTGCAAGTCTAGGTCAAGTCTTATATTGCTTTAAACTCTGAGTTGGACATGGAATAACACATGTTGCACTCATGTGATTTATGTACAAATAAATCACACCTACTCACATGGCAAAAAAAGGGAATGGGAGAGTGTATAGAGGACTACCCTCTTTGTGAATAAGGAGTGTCATAAGAGTTGCAACAATGCTCATTTGTGGGAGA from Cryptomeria japonica chromosome 3, Sugi_1.0, whole genome shotgun sequence harbors:
- the LOC131045310 gene encoding uncharacterized protein LOC131045310; translation: MRYQGGSQEDSPASDGNKTHFKVNKRNENGVAIGKFVCKKNQAVILKGKGEMSKGAFSNNNNSYHPDSSFEPLNGNIKNQEDQKQPMKNRIPGGDLLSQWRQKKRSRGCRANMVDDSARKSDINATRNGDHIPSICHVASIHPTNITSLPMRRSPEYEAACGSNGVLFNKRAEEHSPESSCVPDKITPCKDGDVGDCIAPASLIPSEIEAFAQPPENMDMDKFPWPRILIALSRKEKECDFLVIKGSKLPQRPKKRPKIVERNLQNCCPGFWLSDVARGRYDVREKKSIKKKPMGLKAMESTGSDSD